From a region of the Helicobacter hepaticus ATCC 51449 genome:
- the minE gene encoding cell division topological specificity factor MinE: MSLLGMFGHSSQKSATLARERLKLVLSHERTANIPYLEDMQKEILQVVQKYTRSSKIEFSTNSNQNINTLEVEITLGN, from the coding sequence ATGAGTCTTCTTGGTATGTTTGGACATAGCTCACAAAAAAGTGCTACTTTAGCAAGAGAGCGTCTTAAGTTGGTTTTATCGCACGAGAGGACAGCGAATATACCCTATCTTGAAGATATGCAAAAGGAGATTCTCCAAGTTGTGCAAAAATATACGCGTTCAAGCAAGATTGAATTTAGCACTAATAGTAATCAAAATATTAACACCCTTGAGGTAGAAATCACATTAGGAAACTAA
- a CDS encoding DUF4136 domain-containing protein, whose translation MKVLIIFVIFLLSGCSTTAYYKTQQNRYYHIDEQESVFILEPTKSNMEDKNFAKLLSHTLKNNGFKLSESAKCGFTFSLQEPTYKNVGSYTIHNSYGGYTSSIPTPQIIYYTYNTKYKNIYLDFACLDANNTLEHIWEGFASATLDEYNANKEKMIDNLVVLAVDNYEAYDGSLSIGGNQNVRKFLQKERAKNMILIGSDVGIGLLQGKMNDRISLSLYGYYDDITSVDNSLNIPLNIRVGYLRKLPKQYIIGANIVYTKNFSNGMDIETTRNTHSSNQTHYSSVNTAMLKSEQIGIEAVLGMTKSFLLGIGLSKDINSSLTFPINNYPGITKDINALYMPIRLALIGGGVDTDLLFSVEVATSIPLSGKYYIKNQFSFSIGISYPIYLW comes from the coding sequence ATGAAAGTTCTCATTATTTTTGTAATTTTTTTGCTAAGTGGGTGTAGCACTACGGCATATTACAAAACGCAACAAAATAGATATTACCACATTGATGAGCAAGAATCTGTCTTTATCTTGGAACCAACAAAGTCTAATATGGAGGATAAGAATTTTGCTAAACTTTTATCACATACACTAAAGAATAATGGCTTTAAACTATCTGAAAGTGCGAAATGTGGTTTTACATTTAGTTTGCAAGAGCCTACCTATAAAAATGTAGGTTCATACACTATTCATAATTCGTATGGGGGCTATACCTCAAGCATTCCCACACCACAAATAATATATTATACTTATAATACAAAATATAAAAATATTTATTTAGATTTTGCTTGTTTGGACGCAAATAATACTTTAGAGCATATTTGGGAGGGCTTTGCCAGTGCTACATTAGATGAATACAATGCAAATAAAGAAAAAATGATTGATAATCTTGTAGTGCTTGCTGTAGATAATTATGAGGCTTATGATGGTTCTTTGAGTATAGGGGGCAATCAAAATGTGAGGAAGTTCCTCCAAAAAGAACGAGCAAAAAATATGATTTTAATTGGCTCTGATGTTGGCATAGGCTTGCTACAAGGTAAAATGAATGATAGGATTTCTCTGTCCTTGTATGGGTATTATGATGATATAACAAGTGTTGATAATAGCTTAAATATACCTCTTAATATTCGTGTGGGATATTTAAGGAAACTCCCTAAGCAATATATAATAGGAGCAAACATAGTTTATACAAAAAATTTTTCAAATGGAATGGATATTGAGACTACAAGGAATACCCATAGCTCTAATCAAACTCATTATAGTAGCGTAAATACTGCAATGCTTAAAAGTGAGCAGATTGGCATAGAGGCTGTTTTAGGTATGACAAAAAGCTTCCTTTTGGGTATTGGATTAAGCAAGGACATCAATTCAAGCCTTACATTTCCCATTAATAATTATCCAGGTATAACAAAAGATATAAATGCGCTTTATATGCCCATAAGATTGGCTTTAATTGGTGGGGGTGTGGATACGGATTTGTTATTTAGCGTAGAAGTGGCTACGAGCATTCCTCTTTCGGGCAAATATTATATAAAGAATCAATTTTCTTTTAGCATAGGTATTTCTTATCCTATATACTTATGGTAG
- the accD gene encoding acetyl-CoA carboxylase, carboxyltransferase subunit beta has translation MGLSDLFKAKKEENKETGTKIDAPNHWLKCPSCNAMMYYKEVFSQSHICPKCNYHFRISAQERIEMLCDKDTFIEIDKDLRPIDPLEFVDKKSYKKRIQESEEKTGRASSVIAGEALVGGIEMQLVLFDFAFMGGSLGSVEGEKIVRAIDRAVAKKQTLVILSTSGGARMQESTFSLMQMAKTSAALNKLSEAKLPFISVLLDPTFGGVSASFAFLGDIIIAEPGAIIGFAGPRVIKQTIGADLPEGFQTAEFLLEHGLIDMVVHRKDLKQTLSDISKMLNPNYANQHLFYS, from the coding sequence ATGGGCTTGAGTGATTTATTTAAAGCAAAAAAAGAAGAAAATAAAGAGACGGGAACAAAAATTGATGCCCCTAATCATTGGCTAAAATGTCCTAGCTGTAATGCAATGATGTATTATAAAGAAGTATTTTCACAATCTCATATCTGTCCTAAATGCAACTATCATTTCAGAATCTCCGCACAAGAACGTATAGAAATGCTTTGTGATAAGGATACTTTCATTGAAATTGATAAAGATTTGCGCCCTATTGACCCACTTGAATTTGTGGATAAAAAAAGCTACAAAAAGCGTATTCAAGAAAGTGAGGAAAAGACAGGTCGGGCAAGTTCGGTAATTGCAGGAGAAGCACTTGTTGGAGGAATAGAAATGCAACTTGTGCTTTTTGATTTTGCCTTTATGGGTGGTTCTTTAGGCTCTGTGGAAGGTGAAAAAATTGTGCGAGCCATTGATAGGGCAGTTGCTAAAAAGCAAACACTTGTGATTCTCTCTACAAGTGGTGGAGCGCGTATGCAAGAATCTACTTTTTCTCTTATGCAAATGGCAAAAACCTCTGCTGCGCTAAATAAGCTCTCTGAAGCAAAACTACCTTTTATTTCCGTGCTACTTGACCCAACATTTGGTGGAGTAAGCGCATCATTTGCATTCTTAGGAGATATTATTATTGCAGAGCCGGGTGCAATCATCGGATTTGCAGGACCCCGCGTGATTAAACAAACTATTGGTGCAGATTTGCCAGAGGGATTTCAAACAGCGGAGTTTTTGCTTGAACACGGACTTATTGATATGGTGGTGCATCGTAAAGATTTAAAACAAACTTTAAGTGATATAAGCAAAATGCTTAATCCAAATTATGCAAATCAACATCTATTCTATAGCTAA
- the minD gene encoding septum site-determining protein MinD: protein MAQVITITSGKGGVGKSTATANLAVGLAMELESSGKKVVAIDFDIGLRNLDMLLGLENRIVYDVIDVMEGKCNLSQALINHKKTKNLYFLPASQTKDKTILDKDKVGKLIASLRENFDYILIDSPAGIESGFEHAILWADRALIVVTSEVSSVRDSDRVIGIIDAKSHKAQQNEEVQKHIIINRIKPELVKKGEMLSTDDVLGILALPLIGLIPEDSKIVSATNSGEPVIYTQAPSAKAYVRIAKRILGQEVPFVSLESEGVMGTLKRIFK, encoded by the coding sequence ATGGCACAAGTTATTACGATTACTTCAGGTAAAGGCGGTGTGGGCAAATCTACCGCAACAGCAAATCTTGCTGTGGGTTTAGCTATGGAGCTAGAATCTAGCGGGAAGAAAGTTGTAGCGATAGATTTTGATATTGGTTTGCGTAACCTTGATATGCTCCTTGGGCTAGAAAATCGCATTGTATATGATGTCATTGATGTAATGGAAGGTAAATGCAATCTCTCACAAGCCCTCATCAATCATAAAAAAACAAAAAATCTTTACTTTCTTCCTGCTTCACAGACAAAGGATAAAACAATCCTTGATAAGGATAAAGTGGGTAAACTCATTGCATCTTTGCGAGAAAATTTTGACTATATTCTTATAGATTCTCCAGCGGGGATTGAGAGTGGGTTTGAACACGCAATATTATGGGCAGATAGAGCACTTATTGTTGTTACGTCGGAAGTGAGTTCGGTGCGAGATAGCGATAGGGTGATTGGTATTATTGATGCAAAGAGCCACAAAGCACAACAAAATGAAGAAGTCCAAAAACATATCATCATCAATCGTATTAAGCCAGAACTTGTAAAAAAGGGCGAAATGCTTTCAACCGATGATGTGCTAGGCATACTTGCTTTGCCTCTTATTGGGCTTATCCCAGAGGATAGTAAAATTGTGAGTGCAACAAATTCGGGCGAACCTGTGATTTACACTCAAGCACCAAGTGCAAAAGCTTATGTGCGGATTGCTAAGAGAATCTTAGGACAAGAAGTGCCTTTTGTTTCTTTGGAAAGTGAGGGTGTTATGGGCACGCTTAAAAGGATTTTTAAATGA
- the rlmH gene encoding 23S rRNA (pseudouridine(1915)-N(3))-methyltransferase RlmH produces the protein MQINIYSIAKKDAKYQALLEELCMQCKQFGVEIKILNLLPQAVLKAQKISSAKAQQSYTQTFLPYIALPTALNLILHPTGHNYDSQSFAKLIESQHIVQFFIGGAFGFEESFVRLGKSVSLSAMTFNHKIAKLVLCEQIYRALSILHSHPYHK, from the coding sequence ATGCAAATCAACATCTATTCTATAGCTAAAAAAGATGCAAAATATCAGGCATTACTAGAGGAGCTATGTATGCAATGTAAGCAATTTGGTGTAGAAATAAAAATTTTAAATTTACTTCCTCAAGCTGTGCTTAAAGCTCAAAAAATCTCAAGTGCAAAAGCGCAGCAATCTTACACACAAACTTTTCTCCCCTATATTGCGCTTCCTACTGCGTTAAATCTTATTTTACACCCAACAGGACACAATTATGATTCTCAAAGTTTTGCTAAACTCATAGAATCTCAACATATTGTCCAATTTTTTATTGGTGGAGCTTTTGGCTTTGAAGAATCATTCGTGCGATTAGGTAAAAGCGTGAGTTTAAGCGCAATGACTTTTAACCACAAAATCGCTAAACTTGTGCTATGTGAACAAATCTATCGGGCATTAAGTATTTTGCATTCTCACCCATACCACAAATAA
- the dksA gene encoding RNA polymerase-binding protein DksA, whose translation MIDYTFFEILLNERLSKLCDNIDSKNTRIKNIQDAHHKDEGDIVGAGLQGNLEMGMIDLYKDEIKDIRNALQKIKDGTFGVCEMCDDEIDVERLKVKPHAKYCINCRELFEQTQKKER comes from the coding sequence ATGATTGATTATACTTTTTTTGAGATACTTCTCAATGAACGTTTAAGTAAGCTTTGCGACAATATTGATAGCAAAAATACGCGTATCAAAAATATTCAAGATGCTCATCATAAAGACGAGGGCGATATTGTAGGTGCAGGTTTGCAAGGCAATCTTGAAATGGGTATGATTGATTTATATAAAGATGAAATAAAAGATATTCGCAACGCTTTGCAAAAAATTAAAGATGGCACATTTGGAGTGTGTGAAATGTGTGATGATGAAATTGATGTAGAACGCCTTAAGGTTAAACCTCACGCAAAATATTGTATAAATTGCCGTGAGCTTTTTGAACAAACTCAAAAAAAGGAGCGATAA
- a CDS encoding inositol monophosphatase family protein has translation MSEFLHKAILATHKIILALQEKNQALYVTHNFGAGGDKSIGADLLSEKIYTEHLISLANIDSEESGFINGAGNDCIVLDPLDGSDNFLSHIPYYGSSLALCDANVKVKEAVIFNFCTKEGFAHLGDKPFRFYIESYMHQGELSFMPLVSTPLGKCGIFEKAYCNPSFATLLYENHLKFRSLGASALSMAKSYEANFMLFLGNIRKFDSKAGLFLCDKLHHLRTNNFTLISKDKHIFDIIHKFLITHKG, from the coding sequence TTGAGCGAGTTTTTGCACAAGGCAATTTTAGCCACACATAAAATCATTCTTGCTTTACAAGAGAAAAATCAAGCACTCTATGTTACACATAATTTTGGTGCTGGAGGCGATAAAAGCATTGGTGCCGATTTACTCAGTGAAAAGATTTACACAGAACATCTCATCTCTTTAGCGAATATAGACTCTGAAGAAAGCGGTTTTATTAATGGTGCAGGAAATGATTGCATCGTGCTTGACCCACTTGATGGGAGCGATAATTTCCTCTCACATATTCCTTATTATGGTTCATCTCTCGCCTTATGCGATGCAAATGTCAAGGTTAAAGAAGCAGTGATATTTAACTTTTGTACCAAAGAAGGCTTTGCTCACCTTGGAGATAAACCCTTCAGATTCTATATAGAATCCTATATGCACCAAGGAGAACTTAGTTTTATGCCACTCGTTTCTACACCTTTAGGAAAATGTGGCATTTTTGAAAAAGCTTACTGCAATCCTAGCTTTGCCACATTGCTTTATGAAAATCATTTAAAATTCCGCTCTTTAGGAGCAAGTGCACTTTCTATGGCAAAATCTTATGAGGCAAATTTTATGCTTTTTCTTGGCAATATTCGCAAGTTCGATAGTAAAGCTGGATTGTTTTTGTGTGATAAATTACACCATTTACGCACAAACAATTTTACACTTATAAGTAAAGATAAACATATTTTTGATATTATTCACAAATTTTTAATAACTCATAAAGGATAA
- a CDS encoding divergent polysaccharide deacetylase family protein → MITRIFIFCGFICIYHINVWADSIITSLQDKSASTQSTQQHVSMQHPIIQGFNKAFSQLHSDNFINLDSKAHSLDIPPLKQQDSQFLNTPSMPQSAAKPKVLLIMDDLSTLAQIKHLEYLKLNITPSIFPKTKHNPSTPHLAELVLKNGKSFMIHLPLEAQHFIQKELEPIKVGASRESIKQDILAIKNDFPQLVYLNNHTGSKFTQSKADMTNLLSVFDELGLKFIDSVTTSYPASESIAREQKRLIMARDIFLDNQSDVAYTKAQLKSLIKKAQKKGYAIAICHPHSTTFRALAQMRDEINSTLELISPQELESYLSAHTNQYVRSPFTP, encoded by the coding sequence GTGATAACACGTATTTTTATTTTTTGTGGTTTTATATGTATATACCATATAAATGTGTGGGCAGATTCTATTATCACTTCGCTACAAGATAAATCAGCATCTACACAAAGCACGCAGCAGCACGTCTCAATGCAACACCCTATTATACAGGGCTTTAATAAAGCATTTTCGCAACTTCATTCAGATAATTTTATCAATCTTGATTCTAAAGCGCATTCTTTAGATATTCCACCTCTAAAACAACAAGATTCTCAATTTTTAAATACACCCTCTATGCCTCAAAGTGCTGCGAAGCCAAAAGTGCTTCTTATTATGGATGACCTTTCTACGCTTGCACAAATTAAACATTTAGAGTATCTCAAGCTTAATATAACACCCTCTATTTTTCCAAAGACAAAACATAATCCCTCTACGCCACATCTTGCGGAACTCGTGCTTAAAAATGGTAAAAGTTTTATGATTCATCTTCCCCTTGAAGCACAGCATTTTATACAAAAAGAGCTAGAGCCTATAAAAGTGGGTGCAAGTAGAGAATCTATCAAGCAAGATATTTTGGCGATTAAAAATGATTTTCCTCAGCTTGTATATCTCAATAACCATACAGGGAGTAAATTCACCCAAAGCAAAGCTGATATGACTAATCTTCTAAGTGTGTTTGATGAGCTGGGATTGAAGTTTATTGATAGCGTTACGACTTCATACCCTGCAAGCGAAAGTATCGCTAGAGAACAAAAGCGGCTTATTATGGCACGTGATATTTTTTTAGATAATCAAAGTGATGTCGCCTATACTAAAGCTCAACTTAAATCTTTGATTAAAAAGGCACAAAAAAAGGGCTATGCAATTGCTATTTGCCACCCTCACTCTACCACTTTTAGAGCATTAGCCCAAATGAGAGATGAGATTAATTCTACCTTAGAGCTTATTTCACCCCAAGAGCTAGAATCTTATCTTTCCGCGCATACCAATCAGTATGTTCGCTCGCCATTTACGCCATAA
- the ruvX gene encoding Holliday junction resolvase RuvX: protein MNHCILACDVGLKRIGLATLKQEIILPLPPIIRINRNQAAKELDNVLKERNIHILVVGMPSGGEAEHSDTQKRISHFISLLSFEGEICFVNEDYTSFNALQSLSYMKRQNRARAQKDGRIDSLSACEILQRYIQSQKS from the coding sequence ATGAATCATTGCATTCTTGCGTGTGATGTGGGACTTAAGCGTATCGGCTTAGCCACACTCAAGCAAGAAATTATCCTCCCTCTCCCTCCTATTATCCGTATTAATCGTAATCAAGCTGCAAAAGAGCTTGATAATGTTCTCAAAGAGCGCAACATACACATACTTGTCGTGGGAATGCCAAGCGGCGGGGAAGCAGAGCATAGTGATACGCAAAAGCGCATCTCTCATTTTATCTCCCTTCTTAGTTTTGAGGGTGAGATTTGCTTTGTCAATGAGGACTATACAAGCTTTAATGCTTTGCAATCTCTCTCTTATATGAAAAGGCAAAATCGTGCCAGAGCCCAAAAAGATGGGCGCATAGATTCTCTAAGTGCGTGTGAAATCTTGCAACGATATATACAATCGCAAAAATCCTAA
- the speA gene encoding arginine decarboxylase: MVDYGINFWANNDFIIKDGKVKVNFKHKPALIDIVQDAREKGYKGPLLLRFPHLIKNQVDKVFKAFESAIKEYSYKGKFKAVFPLKVNQMPNFVLPLVEQSQDKCYGLEAGSKSELILAMAYVNKNAPITVNGFKDKEMISLGFSAANMGHDITLTIEGLNELETIIEVAKELGEPYPNIGLRIRLHSIGVGIWAKSGGINSKFGLTSTELLEAINMLEKEQLLHKFTMIHFHIGSQMSDISPLKKAIREAGNIYAELRKKGAKNLQCVNIGGGLAVEYTQHEGKNSCNYTLSEFSGDVVFSLREIAKNKKEPEPDILIESGRFIAANHAVLIAPVLELFSQEYDEKALKLKKHNPPLIEELFDLYNSVVEKNAIEYLHDSLDHMESLLTLFDLGYIDLQDRSNTEVLVHLIIKKVIKLLKHKSHNEILQIQEQVQERYLLNCSFFQSLPDYWGLGQNFPVMPLDRLNRRPNRSASLWDITCDSDGEIAFNPMQPLFLHDVDVTKEEYFLGFFLVGAYQEVLSMRHNLFTHPTEFSIEFDDDLNKGYEITRLIEAQTSLDVLDDLDYDTKEIERRLKQHIEENQNLDEEGKKEMLGQLYVMLSENSYLRTIATKGRE; this comes from the coding sequence ATGGTTGATTATGGGATTAATTTTTGGGCGAATAATGATTTTATCATTAAAGATGGCAAGGTCAAAGTCAATTTTAAACACAAACCAGCACTTATTGATATTGTCCAAGATGCAAGAGAAAAAGGATACAAAGGACCGCTATTATTGAGATTTCCGCATTTAATTAAAAATCAAGTTGATAAAGTATTCAAAGCCTTTGAAAGTGCAATTAAAGAGTATTCTTATAAGGGAAAGTTTAAGGCAGTTTTTCCTCTAAAAGTAAATCAAATGCCAAATTTTGTGCTTCCTCTAGTGGAACAAAGCCAAGATAAATGCTATGGATTAGAAGCAGGGAGTAAATCAGAGCTTATTTTAGCTATGGCTTATGTTAATAAAAACGCGCCCATAACCGTCAATGGATTCAAAGATAAAGAGATGATTTCGCTTGGCTTTAGCGCTGCTAATATGGGACACGATATTACGCTTACAATTGAGGGTTTAAATGAGCTAGAAACAATTATTGAAGTAGCAAAAGAGTTGGGCGAACCTTATCCTAATATCGGACTTAGAATCCGCCTCCATAGTATAGGCGTAGGCATTTGGGCAAAAAGTGGGGGCATAAATTCAAAATTTGGACTTACAAGTACGGAGCTTTTAGAGGCGATTAATATGCTTGAAAAAGAGCAGCTATTACATAAATTTACAATGATTCATTTTCATATTGGCAGTCAAATGAGCGATATTTCACCTCTTAAAAAGGCTATTAGAGAAGCGGGAAATATATATGCAGAATTGCGTAAAAAAGGTGCGAAGAATCTTCAATGCGTCAATATCGGCGGTGGTTTGGCAGTAGAATACACGCAGCACGAGGGCAAAAATAGTTGCAATTATACATTGAGCGAGTTTAGCGGTGATGTGGTGTTTTCATTGCGAGAAATTGCTAAAAACAAAAAAGAACCCGAACCTGATATTCTTATAGAATCCGGACGTTTTATTGCTGCAAATCACGCTGTGCTAATCGCACCCGTGCTAGAGCTTTTTTCTCAAGAGTATGATGAAAAAGCTCTTAAGCTTAAAAAACATAATCCGCCGCTTATTGAAGAGCTCTTTGACCTTTATAATAGCGTGGTGGAGAAAAACGCTATTGAATATTTGCACGATAGTCTTGATCATATGGAATCTTTGCTTACACTTTTTGATTTAGGCTATATTGACTTGCAAGATCGCTCTAATACTGAAGTGCTCGTGCATTTGATTATTAAAAAGGTCATTAAGCTTTTAAAGCATAAAAGTCATAATGAGATTCTCCAAATACAAGAGCAAGTGCAAGAGCGGTATTTGCTTAATTGTAGCTTTTTTCAGAGCCTGCCTGATTATTGGGGATTGGGGCAAAACTTTCCGGTAATGCCTCTTGATAGGCTTAATCGCCGCCCGAATAGAAGTGCGAGTTTGTGGGATATTACTTGTGATTCTGATGGGGAAATTGCTTTTAATCCTATGCAGCCGCTTTTTTTACACGATGTTGATGTAACCAAAGAAGAATACTTTTTAGGGTTTTTTCTTGTAGGAGCATATCAGGAAGTGCTAAGTATGCGACATAATCTTTTTACTCACCCTACTGAATTTAGTATTGAATTTGATGATGATCTTAATAAGGGCTACGAAATTACGCGTTTGATTGAAGCTCAAACGAGTTTAGATGTGCTTGATGATTTAGATTATGATACCAAAGAGATTGAGCGCCGCTTAAAACAGCATATTGAAGAAAATCAGAATCTTGATGAAGAAGGCAAAAAAGAAATGCTTGGACAACTTTATGTAATGCTAAGTGAAAATAGTTATCTACGCACTATTGCTACCAAAGGGAGAGAATAA
- a CDS encoding DNA-processing protein DprA, giving the protein MIADILSLRSLPKAFEILPNPPKKLFYCGKNEVISTLLDCEHKIAIVGTRKPNPYTKSFVATLASKIAQNNGVVISGGALGVDIIAHTHAYPRTIMFSPASLEILYPKSNAEMIQKMMKECLVLSEYEKEYMPHKYSFLERNRLVIALSDKVIIPQADKQSGSMQSARIALELGKPIFVLPHRIGESEGTNALLSTGEAQAIYDVNAFIESTFGTKIREDDEVLLFCANNPSFEEAYERFGAKIYEYEFEGKIIRESSFVRVP; this is encoded by the coding sequence ATGATTGCTGATATTTTATCCCTTAGAAGTTTGCCAAAAGCCTTTGAAATACTGCCAAATCCACCAAAAAAGCTTTTTTATTGTGGAAAAAATGAGGTAATCTCCACTTTGCTTGATTGTGAGCATAAAATTGCTATTGTTGGTACACGTAAACCTAATCCTTATACAAAATCCTTTGTCGCTACACTTGCGAGTAAAATCGCACAAAATAATGGTGTAGTCATAAGCGGTGGCGCTTTGGGAGTAGATATTATCGCTCATACACACGCCTATCCACGCACGATTATGTTTTCTCCCGCGAGTTTAGAGATACTTTACCCTAAGAGCAATGCGGAGATGATTCAAAAAATGATGAAAGAATGTCTTGTTTTAAGTGAGTATGAAAAGGAATATATGCCTCATAAGTATAGTTTTTTGGAGCGAAATCGTCTTGTAATTGCTTTAAGTGATAAGGTAATTATCCCTCAAGCTGACAAACAAAGTGGTTCAATGCAAAGTGCACGTATTGCTTTAGAGCTGGGTAAGCCTATTTTTGTTTTGCCTCATCGTATAGGTGAGAGTGAGGGCACAAATGCTTTACTTTCTACAGGAGAGGCACAGGCTATTTATGATGTGAATGCCTTTATAGAATCTACTTTTGGCACAAAGATTCGCGAAGATGATGAGGTTTTGCTTTTTTGTGCAAATAACCCAAGTTTTGAGGAGGCTTATGAGCGTTTTGGTGCGAAGATATATGAATATGAATTTGAGGGAAAAATTATAAGAGAATCTAGCTTCGTCCGCGTGCCATAA
- the ybeY gene encoding rRNA maturation RNase YbeY — protein sequence MPTLDMDKDTFTQVGYLYNLLDKIGHLGLFERDLSCYMLEVLAVDSQNMREINFAHRAKNSTTDVLSFPLDVSEGADSHILAKQMKICLGSVVINYELAQKVAKQRGHSTQDEISLLFIHGFLHILGYDHEVDNGEQRALEQKIIESLGLKESLIVRNTT from the coding sequence ATGCCTACACTTGATATGGACAAGGATACATTCACACAAGTAGGCTATCTTTACAATTTACTTGATAAAATAGGACATTTGGGTTTATTTGAGCGTGATTTATCGTGCTATATGCTTGAAGTTTTAGCAGTAGATTCTCAAAATATGAGAGAGATAAACTTCGCCCATAGAGCAAAAAATAGCACGACTGATGTGTTAAGTTTCCCTTTAGATGTAAGTGAAGGTGCAGATTCTCACATATTAGCAAAGCAAATGAAAATATGCTTAGGAAGCGTGGTGATAAACTATGAACTTGCTCAAAAAGTAGCAAAGCAGCGAGGGCATAGCACACAAGATGAAATAAGTCTGCTTTTCATACACGGATTTTTGCATATTTTAGGCTATGATCACGAAGTAGATAATGGGGAACAAAGAGCGTTAGAGCAAAAGATTATAGAATCTTTAGGGTTAAAAGAAAGTCTTATTGTGAGAAATACCACATAA
- the cysE gene encoding serine O-acetyltransferase has protein sequence MTLWGIIKEDFSIIKQKDPALNSSVELFFNYPGLIALVHYRIAHRFYKAGFKILARILMGLTGFITNVDIHPAAIIGRRVFIDHATGVVIGETAEVGNDVMIYQGVTLGGTSLDKVKRHPTIEDGVVIGAGAKILGNIRIGANAKIGANSVVIKDVPQDCTAVGIPARVIVKGRAQGINAINKLPDIDRALFEYLFKRIQILESTQDEQNCTKLKAELQSLDEIYAHFLQSLKG, from the coding sequence ATGACTTTGTGGGGCATTATCAAAGAAGATTTTAGTATTATTAAACAAAAAGATCCAGCACTTAATAGCAGCGTGGAGTTATTTTTTAATTATCCGGGTTTAATTGCATTGGTGCATTATCGTATAGCTCATCGCTTTTATAAGGCTGGATTTAAAATATTAGCGCGTATTTTGATGGGGCTTACAGGTTTTATAACAAATGTTGATATTCACCCTGCAGCTATAATAGGTAGGCGCGTATTTATTGACCACGCTACGGGTGTAGTCATTGGCGAGACTGCGGAAGTGGGTAATGATGTGATGATATACCAAGGTGTTACACTCGGAGGCACGAGCCTTGATAAAGTCAAGCGCCACCCTACGATAGAAGATGGCGTAGTCATAGGGGCAGGTGCAAAGATTTTAGGAAATATTAGAATTGGTGCAAATGCGAAAATCGGTGCAAATTCTGTTGTGATTAAAGATGTGCCACAAGATTGCACTGCAGTTGGAATCCCAGCAAGAGTTATTGTCAAAGGACGAGCACAAGGTATAAATGCGATTAATAAGCTACCTGATATTGATAGGGCATTGTTTGAATATCTCTTTAAACGCATACAAATTCTAGAATCCACTCAAGATGAGCAAAACTGCACTAAGCTCAAAGCAGAGCTTCAAAGCCTTGATGAAATCTATGCGCATTTCTTGCAAAGCTTAAAAGGATAA